One window of Phycisphaeraceae bacterium genomic DNA carries:
- a CDS encoding DUF3488 domain-containing protein, with protein sequence MTRAFKPLSFGLALLAILCYALADGRPFFGLIMVGLGLIGIWLTESRNGRPLPRAVVLALVAIALANAAWATVSGRLSVSAFSEFVTYLQVIKLFDRRRARDFAQLLSLAIFQLIGSVLTSNALFVGVIMLAFIPLAALCAGLLQVVSAREASSPERGGVARGRRATRDILAVSVICAVGAYVGGAAAFLFIPRGLGTQRLGEWGNANLGQTTSFTDSVTLGVGGLITESQAEVLDVEITDRFGRNLGGVERIFYLRGAALERYDRGRWTTSPDDRATRHPIDPDRAYPVGGNPSDVTHIARVTLRNASDRSGYLFTLWQPSRITYVGTRGVLEIGASGVLRRETPPGRFDYIAHSIVDAGFRAREQQQDRSREIISERASDLAEEILRDAGIESDPGLRPIELDLLAAQAIESYLRITYGYTLDILAPRPGRDPIEFFLFDSQQGHCEYFASALAAMCRSVGIRARVVTGYVAAEFNEGVGRYIVRESNAHAWVEAQTAGGRWVTLDATPPADLTRIHSPTLGTLAKFRRFIDAIELAWIDGIVGFDEKRRADMVGAQPINPGRVEDRMADLNMRVSAGGVSLVLRAIRNGLVVSVGLALLGSGLLIIIRTMQARRALRRMLRAAALAEPELVSSLQGAEFFADLQSLLARRGHGRPVWAGALEHAADVESRNPEPVPLQGLVRLYYRARFGRHAITREELGQANATVDEISRLLKRPPRRKKSRRT encoded by the coding sequence ATGACGCGTGCCTTCAAGCCCCTTTCGTTCGGTCTCGCGCTGCTGGCGATCCTCTGCTACGCGCTCGCTGATGGCCGCCCATTCTTCGGGCTGATCATGGTCGGGCTCGGTCTTATCGGGATCTGGCTGACAGAGTCTCGGAACGGCCGTCCACTGCCCCGTGCGGTGGTTCTTGCTCTGGTCGCGATCGCGCTGGCGAACGCCGCGTGGGCCACCGTGTCGGGCCGACTCTCGGTCTCGGCGTTCTCTGAGTTCGTGACCTATCTGCAGGTCATCAAGCTCTTCGATCGTCGCCGCGCCCGAGACTTTGCGCAGCTGCTCTCGCTCGCGATCTTCCAGCTGATCGGCTCGGTGCTGACGAGCAACGCGCTCTTCGTCGGCGTGATCATGCTCGCGTTCATTCCGTTGGCAGCGTTGTGCGCCGGCCTGCTCCAGGTTGTCTCGGCGCGAGAGGCATCGAGCCCGGAGCGTGGGGGAGTCGCCAGAGGGCGACGAGCAACCAGAGACATTCTCGCCGTGTCCGTCATCTGTGCCGTCGGCGCATACGTGGGCGGAGCCGCCGCGTTCCTCTTCATCCCGCGCGGCCTCGGCACCCAGCGCCTCGGTGAGTGGGGCAATGCCAATCTCGGACAGACCACGTCGTTCACAGACTCGGTCACGCTCGGGGTCGGCGGGCTCATCACCGAGTCGCAGGCGGAAGTGCTGGACGTCGAGATCACCGATCGATTCGGGCGGAACCTCGGAGGTGTCGAACGGATCTTCTATCTCAGAGGCGCCGCGCTCGAACGCTACGACCGAGGCCGCTGGACGACTTCGCCCGATGATCGGGCGACGCGCCATCCGATCGATCCCGACCGTGCCTATCCCGTCGGCGGCAATCCCAGCGACGTGACGCACATCGCCCGGGTCACGCTGCGGAACGCCTCCGATCGGAGCGGCTACCTCTTCACGCTCTGGCAACCCTCGCGGATCACATATGTCGGCACCCGAGGCGTGCTCGAGATCGGCGCGTCCGGAGTGCTGCGTCGTGAGACCCCGCCCGGCAGGTTCGATTACATCGCACACTCGATCGTCGACGCGGGCTTTCGCGCACGCGAGCAGCAGCAGGATCGGTCCAGAGAGATCATCTCGGAGCGTGCCTCGGATCTCGCGGAAGAGATCCTGCGGGATGCAGGTATCGAGTCCGATCCCGGCCTGCGTCCGATCGAACTGGATCTGCTGGCGGCCCAAGCCATCGAGAGCTATCTGAGGATCACATACGGGTACACGCTCGACATTCTCGCGCCCCGGCCCGGACGCGATCCGATCGAGTTCTTCCTGTTCGATTCCCAGCAGGGACATTGCGAGTACTTCGCTTCCGCCCTCGCCGCGATGTGCCGCTCGGTCGGCATCCGTGCCCGAGTGGTCACCGGCTACGTCGCCGCAGAGTTCAACGAGGGTGTCGGTCGTTACATCGTCCGCGAGAGCAACGCGCACGCATGGGTCGAAGCGCAGACAGCGGGCGGTCGATGGGTGACGCTCGACGCGACGCCTCCCGCCGACCTGACGCGCATCCACTCACCCACGCTCGGAACGCTCGCGAAGTTCCGCAGGTTCATCGACGCCATCGAACTGGCTTGGATCGACGGCATCGTCGGCTTCGACGAGAAGCGGCGTGCCGACATGGTCGGTGCGCAACCGATCAATCCGGGACGGGTGGAAGATCGCATGGCCGATCTCAACATGCGAGTGAGCGCCGGAGGCGTCTCGCTCGTTCTGCGAGCAATCAGAAACGGGCTTGTCGTAAGTGTCGGACTCGCGCTCCTCGGGTCCGGACTGCTCATCATCATCCGAACGATGCAGGCAAGGCGGGCGCTGCGCCGGATGCTCAGGGCCGCGGCTCTGGCCGAGCCGGAACTCGTCAGTTCGCTCCAAGGGGCAGAGTTCTTTGCGGATCTGCAATCGCTGCTCGCACGGCGAGGCCACGGACGCCCGGTCTGGGCCGGTGCGTTGGAGCACGCCGCCGACGTTGAGAGCCGCAACCCCGAGCCAGTCCCGCTTCAGGGGCTTGTTCGGCTCTACTACCGGGCTCGCTTCGGCAGACACGCAATCACCCGCGAAGAACTCGGGCAGGCGAACGCCACCGTCGATGAGATCTCGCGGCTGTTGAAGCGGCCCCCTCGCCGAAAGAAATCCCGACGGACCTGA
- a CDS encoding DUF58 domain-containing protein gives MRLASNDDAAAIVRRRYHASAGSLLYVLTTVFLAIGAINSQNNLLFFAFGIAAGAMVVSGFVSGPALMGVRARRDIPAHGEVGREIRIRYTVRNRSRFWPAFGLSIAERSDGASPDRSLGTVASCVQHVGAREEVRATIAVVPRHRGLVTLERFSISTTFPLGLTRKSVELSQRATLIIRPRTLRLRSGILDRLDGGQARLSSARNIAGHGEEIFGIRAYAPGDSMRSIAWRASARAGSLVVRQNALPAPARIWIDLRPSLSGLSPHEQEIAVSIAASISKLADSKGYAVGVVGFGSLVLPKPGKRHIETVLDLLARLRISADSHAVAPSIRPRDAVVVIAADREPVPSGSLLLSVSEASSILAPEESLPEPPPIPPSRLRRALAGFLGLSDSGGRAAT, from the coding sequence GTGAGACTCGCATCGAACGATGACGCGGCAGCGATCGTCCGCCGCCGGTACCACGCCAGCGCAGGCAGTCTGCTCTACGTTCTCACCACGGTCTTTCTCGCGATCGGCGCGATCAACAGCCAGAACAACCTGCTCTTCTTTGCGTTCGGCATCGCTGCGGGGGCGATGGTCGTCTCCGGCTTCGTGAGCGGCCCGGCACTGATGGGCGTGAGGGCACGGCGCGACATCCCCGCGCACGGCGAGGTCGGACGAGAGATCCGTATCCGCTACACAGTCAGGAACCGCAGCCGCTTCTGGCCGGCGTTCGGGCTGAGCATCGCGGAGCGTTCGGACGGCGCATCGCCGGATCGCTCTCTCGGCACCGTGGCATCCTGCGTGCAACATGTCGGCGCGCGTGAAGAGGTCCGCGCAACCATCGCGGTCGTGCCCCGCCATCGGGGGCTTGTCACGCTGGAGCGTTTCTCGATCTCGACGACGTTTCCGCTCGGTCTGACTCGCAAATCCGTCGAACTCTCGCAGCGTGCGACGCTCATCATCAGGCCCCGCACCCTCCGGCTTCGCTCGGGCATCCTCGATCGTCTGGATGGCGGGCAAGCACGCCTGAGCAGCGCGAGGAACATCGCGGGCCATGGAGAAGAGATCTTCGGGATCAGGGCATATGCCCCCGGAGACTCGATGCGATCGATCGCGTGGCGTGCCTCCGCACGCGCCGGATCGCTCGTGGTCCGCCAGAACGCCCTGCCCGCACCCGCGCGAATCTGGATCGATCTTCGCCCCTCGCTCTCCGGGCTCTCGCCCCACGAGCAGGAGATCGCAGTCTCTATCGCTGCATCTATCTCGAAGCTCGCCGACTCGAAGGGGTACGCTGTCGGCGTCGTCGGATTCGGGTCGCTCGTGCTGCCCAAGCCCGGCAAAAGGCACATCGAGACGGTGCTCGATCTCCTCGCCAGACTCCGCATCTCCGCAGACTCGCACGCCGTCGCGCCGTCGATACGCCCGCGTGACGCCGTCGTCGTCATCGCGGCCGATCGCGAGCCGGTTCCCTCGGGCTCGCTGCTTCTCTCCGTGAGCGAGGCGAGTTCGATTCTTGCTCCGGAAGAGTCGCTGCCCGAGCCCCCTCCCATTCCCCCGAGCCGCCTGCGCCGCGCGTTGGCCGGGTTCCTGGGGCTCTCCGACTCTGGTGGAAGGGCCGCCACATGA
- the scpB gene encoding SMC-Scp complex subunit ScpB yields the protein MQETHDQMSAEPLSTGVSELDAQVEAVLLASPRPISASAISAAIAGTGKVTEAGQVEAAIARINESLDSTGRAARIERVAGGYRLMTRSEFAPVLASIRLQQVQAKLSRAAIETLAIIAYKQPIARADLESIRGVACGEVLRSLMDRRMVAIVGRAEEPGRPMLYGTTREFLDQFGLGSLKDLPAVDAGANP from the coding sequence ATGCAGGAAACACACGATCAGATGTCGGCGGAGCCGCTGTCCACAGGGGTTTCAGAACTGGATGCCCAGGTCGAGGCGGTGCTCCTCGCCTCGCCCCGCCCGATCTCTGCATCCGCGATTTCCGCTGCGATCGCAGGAACCGGCAAAGTGACCGAAGCAGGACAGGTGGAAGCCGCCATCGCTCGCATCAACGAATCGCTCGACTCGACCGGCCGTGCGGCACGCATCGAGCGCGTCGCGGGCGGCTATCGCCTCATGACACGCTCGGAGTTCGCGCCGGTTCTCGCCTCGATTCGACTCCAACAGGTCCAGGCAAAGCTCAGCCGCGCGGCGATCGAAACGCTCGCCATCATCGCCTACAAGCAGCCGATCGCACGTGCGGATCTCGAATCGATCCGTGGTGTGGCGTGCGGCGAGGTTCTGCGGTCGCTGATGGATCGCCGCATGGTCGCCATCGTCGGACGCGCCGAAGAGCCCGGGCGCCCGATGCTGTACGGCACCACGCGTGAGTTTCTTGACCAGTTCGGCCTCGGATCGTTGAAGGATCTTCCGGCCGTCGATGCTGGAGCCAACCCATGA
- a CDS encoding response regulator, whose protein sequence is MSTTKRILIADDEMHVTHVVGSKLRKAGFDVVVANDGEEALRAALDCKPDMLITDLQMPYLSGFELAMRLKSEPPTSQTPVLLLTARGYVVDSSELALTNIRQIMAKPFSALALLEVVHGMIGGSAEERKAA, encoded by the coding sequence GTGAGCACCACGAAACGCATCCTGATCGCAGATGACGAGATGCACGTGACCCATGTGGTCGGTTCCAAACTTCGGAAGGCCGGTTTCGATGTCGTGGTCGCGAACGATGGCGAAGAGGCCCTGCGGGCTGCGCTCGACTGCAAGCCCGACATGCTCATCACCGATCTGCAGATGCCCTACCTGAGCGGGTTCGAGCTCGCGATGCGGCTGAAGTCTGAGCCGCCGACCTCGCAGACACCGGTTCTGCTTCTGACCGCTCGGGGATATGTTGTCGATTCCTCCGAGCTTGCGCTCACAAACATCCGCCAGATCATGGCCAAGCCGTTCAGCGCGCTCGCGTTGCTCGAGGTTGTCCACGGCATGATCGGGGGCTCAGCGGAGGAGCGGAAGGCCGCATGA
- a CDS encoding HD-GYP domain-containing protein, translating to MIDDTRTEQDLAPEDRIRVRCRAMGIPSWQVDRAGLVIQEPDEHGLVGLFLRSQPMTDLVAAAVGAWNEQEEPVPAEIFPGCWVVPMVITRRRRRSGYVVGILVGQVGLHGSDFERICLATPADPSAARNAISKHAHWTSESANAIGASLRMMQADLASSSEQERTISGFTTHLTEAYETVELLYELGRSMSTLRQPSQFGVMTIERLHRITDFGWIAASFPSDGTEHPLASTPVIWCGGRLCDDEAVIEAARKYLAQNLPSCAPVIAGYVDGLPPAAGPQVVLQPITRKGRPVGLLMAGAKGGDDPQVSSYDTRLLESASGYLSAFLENAALYAEQNSTFIGTLRAMTAAIDAKDRYTCGHSERVALLARQLAIASGFDEARADRVHIAGLVHDVGKIGVPESVLTKAGRLTDDEFGMIKLHPEIGQNILKDIPLFQDVLPGVMYHHERWDGKGYPHCLAGEDIPLIARFIGIADTFDAMSSTRAYRPALPREHTLAEIRKCAGAQFDPELAERFLTLDLSEYDQMLAMHTPQAPSEEPRLAA from the coding sequence ATGATCGACGACACCCGCACAGAGCAAGATCTGGCTCCTGAGGATCGCATCCGCGTCCGGTGCCGCGCGATGGGAATTCCCAGCTGGCAGGTGGACCGAGCGGGGCTTGTCATCCAGGAGCCGGACGAGCACGGACTCGTCGGGCTCTTTCTGCGTTCCCAGCCCATGACGGACCTGGTTGCCGCTGCTGTCGGCGCGTGGAACGAGCAGGAGGAACCCGTGCCGGCCGAGATCTTCCCGGGGTGCTGGGTCGTCCCGATGGTGATCACACGCAGGAGGCGCCGGAGCGGGTATGTGGTCGGGATCCTTGTCGGACAGGTCGGGCTCCACGGCAGCGATTTCGAGCGTATCTGTCTCGCAACCCCCGCCGATCCGTCCGCCGCACGCAACGCCATCTCGAAGCATGCGCACTGGACATCCGAGAGTGCCAACGCAATCGGCGCGTCTCTCCGGATGATGCAGGCCGATCTCGCGAGTTCGAGCGAGCAGGAGCGAACGATCAGCGGCTTCACGACGCACCTGACCGAGGCGTATGAGACCGTCGAGCTGCTCTACGAACTCGGACGTTCGATGAGCACGCTCAGGCAGCCATCACAGTTCGGTGTCATGACGATCGAGCGGCTCCACCGCATCACCGATTTCGGCTGGATCGCGGCATCGTTCCCGAGCGATGGGACCGAGCATCCGCTCGCATCTACGCCGGTGATCTGGTGTGGCGGGCGACTCTGCGACGACGAGGCCGTCATCGAAGCCGCTCGGAAGTACCTCGCTCAGAACCTGCCGAGCTGTGCACCCGTGATCGCCGGGTATGTGGACGGGCTGCCGCCCGCTGCGGGGCCTCAGGTTGTGCTCCAACCCATCACGAGGAAGGGACGCCCGGTCGGGCTCCTGATGGCGGGTGCCAAGGGCGGGGACGATCCGCAGGTGAGTTCCTACGACACGCGATTGCTGGAATCAGCGTCGGGATACCTCTCGGCGTTTCTCGAGAACGCGGCTCTGTACGCCGAACAGAACTCCACATTCATCGGCACCTTGCGGGCGATGACGGCAGCGATCGACGCGAAGGACAGGTACACATGCGGTCATTCCGAGCGCGTCGCGCTGCTGGCTCGTCAACTCGCGATCGCATCGGGGTTTGATGAGGCGAGGGCCGACCGAGTCCATATCGCCGGGCTGGTCCATGACGTGGGCAAGATCGGCGTGCCGGAATCCGTGCTGACAAAGGCCGGTCGGCTCACGGATGATGAGTTCGGGATGATCAAGCTCCACCCGGAGATCGGCCAGAACATCCTGAAGGACATCCCACTCTTTCAGGATGTCCTTCCCGGCGTGATGTACCACCACGAGCGCTGGGACGGCAAGGGCTACCCCCACTGCCTGGCTGGCGAAGACATCCCGCTGATCGCTCGCTTCATCGGCATTGCTGACACGTTCGACGCCATGAGCTCCACACGCGCATACCGCCCCGCTCTTCCGAGAGAGCACACGCTCGCCGAGATCAGGAAGTGCGCTGGAGCTCAGTTTGATCCGGAACTGGCGGAGAGATTCCTCACACTGGATCTCAGCGAGTACGACCAGATGCTCGCCATGCACACGCCGCAGGCACCGAGCGAGGAGCCCCGTCTCGCGGCTTAA